In Actinomyces weissii, a genomic segment contains:
- a CDS encoding bifunctional UDP-N-acetylglucosamine diphosphorylase/glucosamine-1-phosphate N-acetyltransferase GlmU, whose protein sequence is MAAGKGTRMRSATPKVLHRIGGRSLLDHAVTAARGLEPQHLVVVVRHERDAVVRHLAQVAPDARPADQDEVPGTGRAVACGLAALPQDATGPVVVTSGDVPLLDAATLRSLLSQHQQRGDVVTLLTTTLDNPSGYGRVVRTVDGTVAAVVEHRDATAAQREIQEVNAGVYVFDAAHLRQALSSLGSDNDQGEVYLTDVVAQAHEAGLSTSALTVTDHWLVEGCNDRAQLAALGAELNRRVLAAWMERGVGVTDPASTWVDVTVTLATDVRLEPGVLLRGTTSVGQGALVGAHSVLDDAQVPAGAVIAPLTRLSGSR, encoded by the coding sequence ATGGCTGCAGGCAAGGGCACCCGCATGCGCTCGGCCACACCCAAGGTCCTGCACCGCATCGGCGGGCGCAGCCTCCTGGACCACGCGGTCACCGCCGCACGTGGGCTGGAGCCGCAGCACCTGGTGGTGGTAGTTCGCCATGAGCGTGACGCCGTGGTGCGGCACCTGGCTCAGGTGGCCCCGGACGCCCGGCCCGCCGACCAGGACGAGGTCCCCGGGACCGGGCGGGCGGTGGCCTGCGGGCTGGCGGCCCTGCCACAGGACGCGACCGGGCCGGTAGTGGTGACCTCCGGTGACGTGCCCCTGCTGGACGCCGCCACCCTCCGCAGCCTCCTGTCCCAGCACCAGCAGCGGGGCGACGTCGTCACCCTGCTCACCACCACCCTGGACAACCCCAGTGGCTACGGCCGCGTGGTGCGGACGGTTGACGGCACCGTCGCCGCCGTCGTGGAGCACCGTGACGCCACCGCCGCGCAGCGGGAGATCCAGGAGGTTAATGCCGGCGTATACGTCTTCGACGCCGCCCACCTGCGCCAGGCCCTGAGCTCCCTGGGCTCCGACAACGACCAGGGGGAGGTCTACCTCACCGACGTCGTGGCGCAGGCCCACGAGGCGGGACTGTCCACCTCGGCGCTCACTGTCACCGACCACTGGCTGGTCGAGGGCTGTAACGACCGCGCCCAGCTGGCCGCCCTGGGGGCGGAGCTGAACCGCCGGGTGCTGGCTGCCTGGATGGAGCGCGGTGTGGGCGTCACCGACCCCGCCTCCACCTGGGTGGACGTGACCGTCACCCTGGCCACCGACGTCCGGCTGGAGCCCGGTGTGCTCCTGCGCGGCACCACCAGCGTCGGGCAGGGCGCCCTGGTAGGGGCCCACAGCGTCCTGGACGACGCGCAGGTCCCGGCCGGCGCCGTCATCGCCCCGCTGACCCGCCTGAGCGGCTCCCGCTGA
- a CDS encoding ribose-phosphate diphosphokinase, with product MSGIITTGEKQLVIVSGRAHPALAEDVANELGIEVLSSTAYDFANGETYVRFNESVRGCDVFVLQSHGDRVNDWLMEQLIMVDALKRASAKRITVVSPFFPYARQDKKHLGREPISARLVADLYKTAGADRIMSVDLHSSQEQGFFDGPWDHLWAQPVLVEYVRTRVDPASTTVVSPDAGRIRVAERWANQLGGTPLAFVHKTRDVTRPNESVANRVVGDVEGRSCVLVDDMIDTGGTIAKAVKVLLDNGAKDVIIVCTHGVLSGPAVERLSTCGAREVVVTDTLPIPEAKRFKQLTVLRIAPLLARAIKAVFDDGSVTSLFEEGSV from the coding sequence ATGTCGGGCATCATCACCACCGGCGAGAAGCAGCTCGTGATCGTCTCCGGGCGGGCGCATCCGGCCCTGGCGGAGGACGTCGCCAATGAGCTGGGGATCGAGGTCCTGTCCTCCACGGCCTACGACTTCGCCAACGGCGAGACCTACGTCCGCTTCAACGAGTCCGTGCGTGGCTGCGACGTGTTCGTCCTGCAGTCCCACGGTGACCGGGTCAATGACTGGCTCATGGAGCAGCTGATCATGGTGGACGCCCTCAAGCGCGCCTCCGCCAAGCGGATCACCGTGGTCTCCCCCTTCTTCCCCTACGCCCGCCAGGACAAGAAGCACCTGGGGCGGGAGCCCATCTCGGCCCGCCTGGTGGCCGACTTGTACAAGACCGCGGGCGCCGACCGCATTATGAGCGTGGACCTGCACTCCTCCCAGGAGCAGGGCTTCTTTGACGGGCCCTGGGACCACCTGTGGGCCCAGCCGGTCCTGGTGGAGTACGTGCGCACCCGGGTGGACCCGGCCAGCACCACCGTGGTCTCCCCGGACGCGGGCCGTATCCGGGTGGCGGAGCGCTGGGCGAACCAGCTGGGCGGTACTCCGCTGGCCTTCGTGCACAAGACCCGTGACGTCACGCGCCCCAACGAGTCCGTGGCCAACCGGGTGGTGGGCGACGTCGAGGGGCGCTCCTGCGTGCTGGTGGACGACATGATCGACACCGGGGGCACGATAGCCAAGGCGGTCAAGGTGCTGCTGGACAACGGGGCCAAGGACGTGATCATCGTCTGTACGCACGGGGTGCTCTCGGGGCCCGCGGTGGAGCGCCTGTCCACCTGTGGTGCCCGTGAGGTAGTGGTCACAGACACCCTGCCGATCCCGGAGGCCAAGCGCTTCAAGCAGCTGACGGTCCTGCGGATCGCGCCGCTGCTGGCCCGGGCGATCAAGGCGGTCTTCGACGACGGCTCCGTGACCTCCCTCTTTGAGGAGGGCTCGGTCTGA